The Schistocerca gregaria isolate iqSchGreg1 chromosome X, iqSchGreg1.2, whole genome shotgun sequence nucleotide sequence GGTTTCCTGCTGTTCATAACAGTTTTTTATTGCTCCCATCAAATTCTGTAAGTCCACAATGTTAATTCACACCAATTGTGTGTCAACATATTTATATTTTCCCAATGATTTACACTTTATAAAAAACGTTCGTGGAGAAAAAACTGACGTAAAATGATGTTGGCAGTCAAGTAGTGTTCCCAAACATTATgtgattaccagaatgagattttcacactgcagtaaagctgtgaggatggggcacgaGTCGTGCATGggcatctcagttggtagagcacttgctgccaggaagttttttcatTATGTGGTTACGTTTCTTGACACCAGGATGCTCTACTTAGCAAATTTTAACTGTTAAGCACGTAAACGTTAAAACAATTTGTGCCGTATATCCTGCCACTGCCAAACTCTACTCTGCGTGGTGGCTGATGGGACTAACTAGGTTAAGTAATGAAAGCTGCAGGCATTCAGAAACACTGATTATGACGTATGAAATTGAATCAAATTTTTTTCTTCCCAGTTATCAGTTCCTGTTATAACAGGAGTTTTTATTAACTAATAAACCttatttattattacataaatTCCCAGACTAAAGTATTTTGATGCCTATTATGTGCACATACATAAAGTGCAAAATTGCAACGGGGTATCCTATACGTAACTTTTACGGCTTAAAACATTATTtccccacattttacattttcctgcattttaaacaattttttaaggTCCCTCGAAAAGGGTAAAAGCGGGGTTTTACTATTCTGCATAACAGCGTCAATGTTTACTTATATGCTGTGTGCCTTGCTTTGAAAAAAAGCTTGttcaatttacttacttacttGTTAATAGTAGTACCCATTTAACACACTCCCTTTAtgcttgcatcccccccccccctctctctctctctctctctctctcccccccccccccccccccccatgatagtTTTACATTAACAGTACAAATAAATGGTAATTAAATTTTTACTCTCAGATGAGCAACTGGATACTGTGGGTCCTTCATACCAAAAGACTgaaaatatctctgaacaaccTCCAAAATTGCTATCAGAGTTGAAGTTTATTCCATGCATAACTACAGAAccctacaaatattttttttaactgcATCGCTTTGGACAACTTAACGAGAAGAACTAATTCAATTTAACAATCGTGTTGCCTCTTCTCACTAATTTAGCGGAAGTTCATTATTTCCACTGTGTGAATACTGAAAAATCATTATTGAACACAACATAGCTGAAACAATCTGACAAAACCATGCTATATATTCAAATACAACATTTAACataatacacacatacatatgaCAACTTTCAACTACAAACATAAGATACAGGACACGATCACAAATAACTGATTCCTTGTGCTGCAGTCTATTACCAATTCTGATTCATTGTGGTTTTGTCAAAGACTGCACATAAAATCAGTTTAGTCATGAAGTATCAATTTATTCTCAGTTGAATGACTGATCCCAATCTTTCTACTGGCACAACACTGcaatgcacaaaaatttgtattaTCTGTCCTTAGGTTCTGAACATGATGTTCAGAGAACAGCTTTAACAAAACTGATACTTATTTAAGAGTTTGCAACAGCTGTGACTTAATGAGGAAACTGTTTGTCACGAGATTCTGCCCAGGCTTTGGCAATGGTTCTCTTCATCTCATCATCGCCTTCTTGATACATCTGTTTCATCATATCCATCAGCCCAGCACTTGGGTCATCAGAATGGTTTAGTTTTGGAACCTTCGGCTCACTTGCTTTCTTCTCTACTGATGTCATATGGGACCAGTTTGCCCCTGGAGACTTTTTGGCCAAGAAAACAATCAAAGTATCTGAAAAAAAGTGGAAAGAAGTAAAGTAagtgaacaaaattttatttctaatgaaacagtatataataaAATACTTACCACCCTTCTTTTTCCAGTAACACTTTGCAACAATTATCTTCTCTAACAAGTTGCATATATTCAGTATATAATTTTTGCCATCAAGCCCACTGACCTTAAGACTGAAAGAcctataaacaaaaaatattttatgaccTGTAAACATATTTATGTAACACAATATCATTTTACACACAAAAATTATGGTTTATGGTCAATGTATGCAGACTGTCATTAGAAACCATTGAATATTGGTTTTTACTACCACATGGGATAAGtattacaaaaaaatgaaacaaacaaacaaatggacTCCCCTATTTCCTCCTACCTCTAGACCTAACATGTAATAATATAATGCGAAGAGATAGAAAAGAGATTCATGACCTTAATTTGTCTTCCCCTTCCTTCTGTTCCATGGTTAAGTAGTTCACTTATTTCATGACTTATCACTttatccccccttctctctctctctctctctctctctctctctctctctctctctctctgtgtgtgtgtgtgtgtgtgtgtgtgtgtgtgtgtgtgtgtgtgtgtgtgtgtgtgtgtgtgtgtgttttcagtggAACCTTTAAtgctacagttttgtttttgtatgtGATATTTGAAGACAAGACAGTTCACATCTTTTGATTTAAGTAAATTATTACTTACATTTGTTAGAGTTTTTGGTGGGCGTACGCATTTCCTCATCTGGTCACACACTTGAGGTCAGAGTATAACCTCACTTATAAAAACACTTGCAAATTTTCACAGTACAAACTTCTTTCTTCACAACTTTAATGTTCTTTGCACTAATTGCTGTGCAGAACTATTTATTATTCTGTTATTAGGTTACGTATTTTATCGAAAACTGTAGAGCTCAAAAAAACgtgacattttgatttttatatCTCCAGTAGTAATTGTAGGATAAACCTGGAAACTTGCACGTTGTAAATTACCAATACAAAGTCTTtgaatacaaaattttgtttttctagTGCTTTCAAACAATTAACGAACTGAGGGCATAGTTGACAATTTTTCCTAAATGCTATGAAACACTATAGtgctcttcttaaaaaaaaaaaaattgaccattttgtggaaaaagaaaaaatagaatgAAATTATTTCAAGCCACAaagttttattgtatttaaatgtgTGTGCAATACAAGTTCTCGTATGTATATGGACAACGTATACAAACAATTATGCTCCTATTTAAATGAAGGTAACAGTCTTAGTGAAAAATCTTGTCCTTCAGAAACTGTGTAAGATTCTTAACCAAAAACTAATGCTTTATGAAGTGTATTGCACATGAAAATTCAGAGCTGTTCATGTATTAGAATACTAAAGCGAAACATCTAAacctacacagatactctgcaaaccatattcaagtgcctggcagagggttcatcgaaccaccttcgcaattctctattattgtaatctcgtatagcacgcagaAAGAAAGAACACTTGTATCTTCCCGTAC carries:
- the LOC126298622 gene encoding calcyclin-binding protein, with protein sequence MSVNSRMEQLQATVEELKRLSNLTERQKVKDILLVEARKIETEISLLREQSGAEIAESSSGGARNAPARCYDVRLTNYAWDQSDKYVKIYVTLKNLEALNETNIECVFTERSFSLKVSGLDGKNYILNICNLLEKIIVAKCYWKKKGDTLIVFLAKKSPGANWSHMTSVEKKASEPKVPKLNHSDDPSAGLMDMMKQMYQEGDDEMKRTIAKAWAESRDKQFPH